The following is a genomic window from Pseudomonas sp. FP2335.
GCCGATGATTCCCCGCAACCACGTCGCATGAAACTCCATGTTTTCCAGAGAAGTGCCCTGCGCAAACCGGAACTCGAATACCTTGTTCTTTTGTCCCTGAAACACCACGCTAAAATGGCCATCGCGGTCAAACGCAGCGACCACATAGGGGCAGATGTAAATAATGTCGCTGAATGGCACGCGCCATTGAGTGGGTTTACGTCCGCTCCGAGTGACCGTGAGGGTCAGCAGTCGCTGGTTTTCGTCGAACGTGAAGGCCTCCACGCTAGGCTCAGAAAATATCCACGCAAAGACCAAGCCCATAAGCACGACAAAACCAAGCAGGAACAGGATGAACGACGATGTTGTGAAACTCGACTCATCCCCGGATGGCACGTCCTGCATCGCACCGAGCCCGACAAAAAGCAGTATCGCCAGGCAGAAGGCCGGCAACAGCATAAGCACCGCGCAGCAGAAGCCCAAAATGGCCGAACCGGTGTTGCTAATGGTCAAGAAGTCCGGACCGCTATGCCAAACAGGCGGATGGGCGGCGGTGCTTTCAGTGCTTGGTGCGGCGGGAGGTGTTGCGAAGTGATCAGGTGGACGTTGACGGTTCATCCAGCAGGCTCCAAGGGTGCGGCGTAGACATTTTCGCTGCACTAGCACCGATATATGTAAGGATACTTTCCATTACACGGATGAAAAAAGGAAGACGCCATGGAAGCAGTAGTCCGGCTTGCCAAACTTGCCGATGTCGATGCGATTTTCAAGATTCGAACCAGCGTTCAGGAAAATCACTTATCTGAAGATCAGTTAGCGGATATGGGGATAACACCTGAAGCCATAAGTCAGGCAATTTCAGAGACTCCGTGCGCTTGGGTCGCGCAGGTCTGTGGTGTTCCAGTAGGTTTTTCGATGGTCGATATTGAAGATGGCTGCGTATTCGCGGTCTTCGTCCTACCGGAATTCGAAGGGTACGGGTTGGGACGTAATCTGATGCACAAAGCAGAGTCTTTCCTGTTTCAACGCCATCAGAAGATATGGCTAGAAACCGCTGAAGCAAGCCGTGCGAGCGGATTCTATAGAAACCTTGGCTGGCAGCCCGTGAAGAATCTAGGGCAAGGGGACATTCGTTTTGAGAAGCAACGGAAGTAACGCCTGCAAAAGATCAAGATATGACGGGGGGCCTTTGTCAATGCACTCGTCACCCGGAAGGTCTCAGCCTGCCTGGAAAAACCGGGCCGATTCAATCAAATCGCTTCTGCATAAAAAACCGGTTGTATCCAGCGACGGGATAATCCTTAAGTTCTCCAAATAGGCTGAAGCCCAAGTGGCGGTAAAAGTCCGGAGCCTGGAAAGAGAATGTGTCCAGCCAGATACCTTGGCAGCCTTTCTCACGCGCCTGAGCTTCCGCCCTGGCCATCAATTTTGCGCCCAGACCCTGCCCTCGCGCCGCTTCGGGCACCACCAGCAATTCAACGAATAACCACTGTCCAGAAATTCTCGCGTATAGCCCACCTTGAGTGGCGCCCACGTCATCCTTGATTAAAAGCGCAAACTTTTCAGTTTCGATAAGGCCCGCTTGGGCTTGGTTGTATTCTTTCAATGGCGCCAGAATCGCCTGGTAGTCGACCTCTTGCGGCGCGTCATTCAGCTCTATCCGTAAGCCCACGGTGTTCTCCATTCAAGTAGTTTGTGGTTAAACGACTGCCCAACCATTGCTCCGGTTGCGCTTCGACGACACACGCGACAAAACAATTACGAAAACCAGAGAAAGGAGACAGGGGAGATACGCATCCAGCACCCGCTGGTGTGCAGTTCCCACGACATTCGCCCGAAAACGCGCAAGCGGATTCCAGATATGGGCGATGCCAGCGGCATTGGGGGAAACCGCCTGACCTCTCTGGACCAAGAAGCCGATCAGGCGCTTATATTTACCCGCCAATTCGGCAGCAGCGAAGGCACTCTGCGTCATTGGCGCTTAACCGTGCGATTCCCGTGAGGCGAACATTTCATCAGAGATGGAAACCTTTTTAGTGCTTCCGTGACTGGTAAAAGACGCCCCCGAACATCAAATCGTTATTTGGCTTGGCGAAGCACAAGCTCTGACAGACGGGTCTTAACCCGGAAGCAGAATTCACGGATTTGAAATTGATAAGCCGGCATAACCATGTAGTTCAAATCAGGACCCAGCGAGTCTTTGATTTCCATGTATTTTGCAGTCTTGGCCGCAATACCTTGGTATTCCGCTTCGTATTTGGCGTAAGACGCTTTGTTGTAAACCTTCAAAACATCCAACTCTTTACGGCATTGCTCAGCGCGATTTTGGTTCAAGTTTGTTTCAGAGTCTGACTGATCGGCCTCAGCAGAAGCGTGGGCTTGCGCGTCAGCACTGGTTGCGGGTGCAGCCTCATATCGCACAGTATAGGGTGTCGAAGGTGCGGCTTCAGGTGGTGCTTGTTGTACTACGGCAGGAGGCGGCGTCACTTCTTTAGGTTTTTCTGGAGTTTTCGTAGCGCATCCCGAGAGGGCAAGTCCTACCACTACAACGATGCCACACATTTTATCCATCGGTTCCACCAAAAAGTAATTACGGCTGGCTGAGTCGTTAGGTTCTGGGTAAAAGTAAAAACTCACTCAATGATCGAGTGTAAATTTTCTACCAGCCTCAAGGCGCTCAGCCCCTCTTCCTTGAGTACACAGATGAAGGATAGTAGTAAAAAAACAAAGACATGACGAGAAAAAGCTCGCCAGAAAAGCCACAGAGTTAGTGGGACATTTTCGGTGGGACCAAGCTGCGCATATACCCTGATTGCATCGCGCCTGGTTCCCACATTTGCGAGCATCACCGTCGTCAGTGATCGGGGATGGTGGGCGTCCACGACCACGAGTCTGCAAAGTGTCTGGAGAATTCGGGGCGATTTACTTAGAAACTGCGGGTAACACAGTCAATCAACAACTCGCGTAGTTTGCTGTTAAAACGGCCCCAACAGCTCTTCATCGGTGCGCCTCACCATGAAACAACAGTCCCCCGCTCATTCATCCAATGCTTGGTATTGGATCGGTAAACTCACCCCTCCACAGCCAATGCTCACCTCAGTTGTGCGTGAGGCCTTGCTGGCTTCCATGCAAACGAACGCCCTTGTCCCATTGACACTGCTGACGGCCCCCGCTGGTTACGGTAAAACCACGCTGCTGATGCAATCGCACGCAGCCATACGGCAGCAGACACCCAAGGCAATAGTGGCCTGGTTGTCACTGGACGAGTCTGACGCAGACCCCAATCGCTTCCTCGCGTACCTGATCCTTTCGCTGGACCATGCCGGTGTTGCGCTGGCGCACTTGCCGCGCCTGGCAGCCTTGCAAGCCTTGGATGTACAACCACAACGCACGATCCAGGCGCTACTGCGCGCGCTTGCCGAGGAAGATCGGGCGATCACGCTTTTTTTGGATGACTATCACCTCGCCGCCAGCCCGGAAGTGAGTTCGATACTAGGTGTATTAACAGAGCAAGCCGCGTCGGGCTTGCGTTGGGTGGTCGCCAGCAGGACCCGTCCGGACTGGCCGCTGTCACGCTGGAAAGCCAAAGGCTGGGTACACGAGATCAGCGCCCGGGAGTTGATCCTGTCCTTGCACGAGGTGCGTGGCATTCTAGGCAATGGATTGGATGAGAACGACCTATGTCGCGTACACATCGCGACCGAGGGTTGGGCCGTGGCAGTGCAATTGGCACGCCTCTGGCGTACCAGCATTGACGGCTCGGTGTATGGCTTGACAGCGTTCTCCGGGGGAGTGACGGACGTTGCGAACTACCTCACCGCGCATGTATTCAACAGCCTGTCCGCGGACTGCCAATCACTGCTGCTGCAGACCTCTTTGCTGCAACGGTTCAATGCCGATTTGGCAGATGCGGTGCGCGGCCGCCATGACAGCGCAGACCTCTTCAGGCAACTATCGCACCTCGACACGCTACTGATTCCCCTGGACCCCGAACGCCAGTGGTTTCGCTATCACGCATTGCTACGTGACTTCCTGCGCTTGCGTATCGACAGTCATCAAGCCCAGGCAATTCACCGCGCCGCCGCACATTGGTTGGCGCAGCAACAGGACTGGAGCCAAGCCATTCATCACGCGCTCAAGGCGGGGGACATCCCACTGGCGGTGAACCTGGTGGTCCGCGCAGGCGGCTGGGAACTGGTGCTGCACCATGGCATTCGTTACGCCCAGGGTTTGTTGAGTCAGTTCGACGCCGTTACCTGCAATACCCAGCCGGACCTCCTGCTGCTCCAAGCCTACCTGCACGCCAAGCTGGGCGATCACAAATTGTCCACACAGCTGTTGCACCTGGCCCGTGGCACGGTGGTCGGGGATGCACGACTGGCCCGAGACTTTCATGTTATCCAAACCTTGGCGAATGCTTACCAGGACTGCTTTGAGTGCCTTGATGCTGATGTTACGACGTTCCATAGCAGCCCCTATCCCCTTGACCAGACCCTCGCGCAAGCCACGCTGGAGTGCGTGCACGCACTGGCGGACCTGACGCGCGGCGAGTTGGTTTCGAGCCTGCGCACCATCAGGGACGCTCACGTCAAAATGCGCGTGATCGCCAGCCCGCGTGGCGAAAACTACTGCCGGATCCATGAAGCCCAGGCCCTGGCGTTATCAGGGTCTATCAACGAAGCCGCTACATTGGTGGACGAGGCCCTGGCATTTGCCGACGGCCATTTTGGTCAGGAGAGTTCGCTGCGGGCCCTGGTCGGCTGCTTCAAGGCACGCCAGCTCTATTGGCAAGGTACTTGGTCCGAAATCCAGCCGTGGTTGGATGACGGCTGGGCTGCATTGGAACACGCCGATGGCTGGCTCGATGTGGTTGCGATGACGGCGGAGGTAGCGTGGCGTTCGCGGTTACGCAGCCATGGGTTACATGCCGCACTGCAGGAGTTGGACCATGCCGACCACCTGGCGCACGCGCGCCAGTGGCCACGGCTATTGCGTCTGGTACAGGCCTGGCGCATCGATGCCCAGGTACAGAGTGGGCAACTGCATGCCGCTCGCCAAGCGCTCCTGCAGGCCAATCTGGAACAGATTGCAGGTCAGCGCGAAGACTGGCGTAGTCAGGAAGCTGCCAGCCTGGCATTGGGCCGCTTGCGGTTGCTCAGCGGTCACTCGGGCGCCGCATGGACCGACCTTCAACGAACCGCTGAAGAGATGGAGAACAAAGGTCTGCGTCTACCCGCCTGGCGCTTGAGGTTGATGGCCCTGGCCGCGGCGAAAAACGGCCGGCAGCTCCAAGCAGAAGAACTCGACATGGCCCTTGCCCCGATCATGCAGTACGCCCTGCCCGGCCTGTTGCTGGAAGTCGGCCCCAGCCTGCTGCCGGCACTGGAGGCCTACCCCAAACCCACAACACTACTGACCACAGCCATCACGCGACTGCGCGGCTGGCGCTCGCACCCAACGCCGGCGCACATGGCCCTGAGTGGCAAGGAAGCGCAGATACTGGAGCTGCTTGTCAGCGGTCAATCCAACAAGGCCATCGCCCTCGCCCTGGACATCTCCGAGAACACGGTAAAGTTCCACCTCAAACACCTGTTCGCCAAGCTGGGCGTGGACAACCGCACCGCGGCAATCAGCGCTGCAATACGCCAAGGGCACCTCGACACCACTTTCTAAGCCACCAACCCACCCAGGCGGGTAGGTCTTGCCACCTATCGGCCTGCGACCTACCCGCCCCATCTGTGGCCCCCCGCCCAGCGCCCTGCCTAGCATCGTGACCATCAGCAATGAGGGGCGCCATGCCGTCCTTCTCCTGCTTGCGCCAAGACACGATCCAGGAGACGAACCGTGCAGAAAAGCCGAAAAACCGTACGCGTAGCCACCGATGTGGGCGGCACCTTTACTGACCTTGTGTACTTCGAAAGTGATCCCGTCACCGGCCAGCAGACTCTGCGTACGGCGAAGGTGGACACCACGCCACCGAACTTTGCCCAAGGCATTCTCAATGTCATCAAAAAGGCACGGGTAACGCTTTCGGAAGTCGACTTCCTCGCCCACGGCACCACTGTTGTCATCAACGCGCTTACCGAACGGCGTGGGGTCAAGACCGCGCTGATCACCACCCGAGGCTTTCGCGACATCCTGGAAATTGCCCGGGCCAACCGCCCAGACTATTTCAACCTGAAATGGGTCAAACCTGCGCCGTTTGTGCCGCGCTACCTACGCTGGGAAATCACCGAGCGCCTGCACACCGACGGCCGTGAGCGCGAGCCTGTAATACTCGATGAGCTGCCCGCCATCATCGACGCCTTGCGCGCCGATGGCGTGCAAGCCATTGCTATTTGCCTGCTGCATGCCTACGCCAACCCCAGCCACGAGCAGGCGGTATTGGCCGAAGTGAAGCGGCTGTGGCCTGAAGTATCGGTGGTCGCTTCACATCAGATCACCCGTGAATGGCGCGAGTACGAGCGCTCCAGCACCACCGTGCTGTCGGCCTACGTGCAACCGATAGCGGCGCGCTACCTCGATGAACTGGAGGCGGGTCTGCGCAGCGCAGGCTACGAGGCGCCGCTGTATATCATGCAGTCCAATTGCGGCGTTGACAGTGTGGCCCACGCCAGGGACATCCCGATCACCATGGTCGAGTCCGGGCCGGCCAGTGGTTTCTGGGCGGCCGCCGAGTTGGGACGCTTGATTGGCGAACCCAACTTGCTGGGGCTCGACATCGGCGGCACCACGGCCAAATGCGCACTAATCCGCGATGGCCAGGTCGCGATCAAGACGGACTACTGGATCGAACGAGACCGCCTCAATGCCGGTTACCCCATCATGGTGCCCGTGGTGGACTTGGTGGAAATCGGCAACGGCGGCGGCTCCATTGCCTGGGTCGACGGGTTTGACAAGCTGCATGTCGGCCCGCAATCAGCGGGCGCTCTGCCCGGCCCGGCGGCGTACGGTGACGGTGGCACCGACATCACCACCACGGATGCCAACCTGGCACTCGGCCGGATCAACCCGGCGTACTTCTGCGGCGGCGAAGTGGTAGCCGACCTACAAGCAGTAGCGGACGGCTTCAGCCTGCTCAGCGAACGCTTGGATCTGCCTGCCGATGAAATTGCCCGTGGTGTGGTGCGCCTGGCCAATAACAACATGGTCAACGCCCTGAAGCTGGTGTCGCTTAGCCGTGGTCACGATCCCCGGGACCTGACCCTGATGGCCTTTGGCGGCGGTGGCGCGCTGCATGCGGTCGCCTTGGCTCAAGAGCTGGGCGTCAAAAAAGTCATCGTCCCGCGCGGCGCCTCGGTGTTTTCAGCCTGGGGCATGACCCTGTCGGACTTACGCCGCGACCTGTTTATCAATCGTTTTGTCGACACCACCCAGCCACAGGCACAGGCGCACACCCAGGCGTTCCTGAACGAACTGATGGCCTCGGCCCGCGAGCAGTTCATCGCCGAGGCTGTGCCCCCGGAGCGGGTCGAATTGAAGGTCAATTGCAAGCTGCGCTACCAGAACCAGGAACACTCGGTCGAAGTGCCGCTGGACGCCGATGAACACCTCGAACGTGACTGGGCACACATCGAGCATCGTTTTCATACCCTGTACGAACAGCATTACACCTACTGCCTGGACGCTCCCGTGGAGATCGTCGGCTTCCACCTGGTCGCCATCGCGCAAATTGACAAGCTGATTCCCGAATCGCTTGCAGTGACAGGGCGAACGCTTGAGGCCGCACGCAAGGGCCACCGCGTCGTCGACTACGCAACCGATGGCATCCACAACGCGGCCATCTACGACTACGCCCTGCTGGAACCCCAAATGTGTTTCCACGGCCCCGCCATCATTGAAGACGCCGGCACCACCGTCGTCGTTCATCCACAAAACCGGGTGCATGTGGATCGCTTCGGCAACCTGCACATCACGATCAACGGCTGACGGGAGTCTCGCCATGCATACGCTCGACATCTTCACCCGAGACATTATCCAAAATTCGCTTCAAGCCATTGCTGACGAAATGTTCGTAGCGATGCGCAAAGCTGCCATGAGCCCCGTCATTTATGAAGTGCTGGACATGGGCACCGGCATCACCGACGCCAATGGCGAGATTGCCAGCTCCGGCGCAGGTATCCCGGCCTTCGTAGGCGTGCTGGACAAGGCCGTCAAACAGATCTTGCTGCAACATGCCCGCCCAGGGGAAATCGAAGACGGCGATGTGTTCATCTGCAATGACCCCCACGGTGGCGCAGTCACTCACCTGAACGATGTGGTGCTGGCCATGCCCGTGTTTGCCGAGGGCAGGCGCGTGGCCTGGACCGCGAATATCGCCCACTGGAACGATGTCGGCGGCATGGTCCCCGGGTCGATGTCCACTGAGGCTACCGACATCTTTCAGGAAGGGCTGCGCCTGTGCTCGGTCAAGCTGATCAGCCGTGGCCAACCGATCCGCTCAGTGCTGCAGATACTGTGGGCCAACACGCGCATGCCGGATTTCATGGAAGGCGATCTATGGGCTGGCGTAGCGGCGGTGCGCGGCGGGGCCTTGCACCTGCGTGAGTTGACCGCCAAATACGGTACTGACCTGTTTTTGCTGGCGATGCAGGACTTCATGGACCTGGGCGAAAAGGTATCGCGCAAAGCCCTGGCCGAACTGCCCAATGTCAACCTTTCCCTGGTGGAGCCGCAAGACGACGGCAGCCTGTATTCGGTGTCGGTGCAGATCCATGACCGTGCAATGACCGTGGACCTGCGCGACAACCCCGACCAATGCACCGGGCCCACTAACCTCAGCCGGGATGGCGCGGTGGTTGCCGCCCAAATGGCGTTCAAATCCCTGACTGCCCCGCAAGGCATTACCAATGGAGGCACGTTCCGGCCGTTGAATGTACTGACACGCCCCGGTTCACTATTCGATGCGCAACTGCCCGCCGCAGAGGGGTTTTACTTTGAAAACCTGATTCGCGTACACGACCTGATCTTGCGCTGCCTGGCCCAGCATTTTCCCGACCGCTTGCCGGCGGGCAATTTCTCTTCGGTATGCGCCACTGTTATCGGCGGCCGGCATCCGGATACCGGTCGGCTGTTTACCCTGGTGGAGCCGGAAATCGGTGGTTGGGGCGCCGAGCCCGGACGTGACGGCAACAACGCCGTTTATTGCGGCCTGCATGGCGAGAACTACAACTGTCCAGTGGAAGTCTGTGAGGCCCGTTACGGCCTGTATGTCGAGCGCATGGCGCTGAATGACGAACCCGGTGGGCACGGCCAGTTCCGCGGC
Proteins encoded in this region:
- a CDS encoding GNAT family N-acetyltransferase gives rise to the protein MEAVVRLAKLADVDAIFKIRTSVQENHLSEDQLADMGITPEAISQAISETPCAWVAQVCGVPVGFSMVDIEDGCVFAVFVLPEFEGYGLGRNLMHKAESFLFQRHQKIWLETAEASRASGFYRNLGWQPVKNLGQGDIRFEKQRK
- a CDS encoding N-acetyltransferase, encoding MGLRIELNDAPQEVDYQAILAPLKEYNQAQAGLIETEKFALLIKDDVGATQGGLYARISGQWLFVELLVVPEAARGQGLGAKLMARAEAQAREKGCQGIWLDTFSFQAPDFYRHLGFSLFGELKDYPVAGYNRFFMQKRFD
- a CDS encoding hydantoinase/oxoprolinase family protein, which gives rise to MQKSRKTVRVATDVGGTFTDLVYFESDPVTGQQTLRTAKVDTTPPNFAQGILNVIKKARVTLSEVDFLAHGTTVVINALTERRGVKTALITTRGFRDILEIARANRPDYFNLKWVKPAPFVPRYLRWEITERLHTDGREREPVILDELPAIIDALRADGVQAIAICLLHAYANPSHEQAVLAEVKRLWPEVSVVASHQITREWREYERSSTTVLSAYVQPIAARYLDELEAGLRSAGYEAPLYIMQSNCGVDSVAHARDIPITMVESGPASGFWAAAELGRLIGEPNLLGLDIGGTTAKCALIRDGQVAIKTDYWIERDRLNAGYPIMVPVVDLVEIGNGGGSIAWVDGFDKLHVGPQSAGALPGPAAYGDGGTDITTTDANLALGRINPAYFCGGEVVADLQAVADGFSLLSERLDLPADEIARGVVRLANNNMVNALKLVSLSRGHDPRDLTLMAFGGGGALHAVALAQELGVKKVIVPRGASVFSAWGMTLSDLRRDLFINRFVDTTQPQAQAHTQAFLNELMASAREQFIAEAVPPERVELKVNCKLRYQNQEHSVEVPLDADEHLERDWAHIEHRFHTLYEQHYTYCLDAPVEIVGFHLVAIAQIDKLIPESLAVTGRTLEAARKGHRVVDYATDGIHNAAIYDYALLEPQMCFHGPAIIEDAGTTVVVHPQNRVHVDRFGNLHITING
- a CDS encoding LuxR C-terminal-related transcriptional regulator encodes the protein MAWLSLDESDADPNRFLAYLILSLDHAGVALAHLPRLAALQALDVQPQRTIQALLRALAEEDRAITLFLDDYHLAASPEVSSILGVLTEQAASGLRWVVASRTRPDWPLSRWKAKGWVHEISARELILSLHEVRGILGNGLDENDLCRVHIATEGWAVAVQLARLWRTSIDGSVYGLTAFSGGVTDVANYLTAHVFNSLSADCQSLLLQTSLLQRFNADLADAVRGRHDSADLFRQLSHLDTLLIPLDPERQWFRYHALLRDFLRLRIDSHQAQAIHRAAAHWLAQQQDWSQAIHHALKAGDIPLAVNLVVRAGGWELVLHHGIRYAQGLLSQFDAVTCNTQPDLLLLQAYLHAKLGDHKLSTQLLHLARGTVVGDARLARDFHVIQTLANAYQDCFECLDADVTTFHSSPYPLDQTLAQATLECVHALADLTRGELVSSLRTIRDAHVKMRVIASPRGENYCRIHEAQALALSGSINEAATLVDEALAFADGHFGQESSLRALVGCFKARQLYWQGTWSEIQPWLDDGWAALEHADGWLDVVAMTAEVAWRSRLRSHGLHAALQELDHADHLAHARQWPRLLRLVQAWRIDAQVQSGQLHAARQALLQANLEQIAGQREDWRSQEAASLALGRLRLLSGHSGAAWTDLQRTAEEMENKGLRLPAWRLRLMALAAAKNGRQLQAEELDMALAPIMQYALPGLLLEVGPSLLPALEAYPKPTTLLTTAITRLRGWRSHPTPAHMALSGKEAQILELLVSGQSNKAIALALDISENTVKFHLKHLFAKLGVDNRTAAISAAIRQGHLDTTF
- a CDS encoding hydantoinase B/oxoprolinase family protein — translated: MHTLDIFTRDIIQNSLQAIADEMFVAMRKAAMSPVIYEVLDMGTGITDANGEIASSGAGIPAFVGVLDKAVKQILLQHARPGEIEDGDVFICNDPHGGAVTHLNDVVLAMPVFAEGRRVAWTANIAHWNDVGGMVPGSMSTEATDIFQEGLRLCSVKLISRGQPIRSVLQILWANTRMPDFMEGDLWAGVAAVRGGALHLRELTAKYGTDLFLLAMQDFMDLGEKVSRKALAELPNVNLSLVEPQDDGSLYSVSVQIHDRAMTVDLRDNPDQCTGPTNLSRDGAVVAAQMAFKSLTAPQGITNGGTFRPLNVLTRPGSLFDAQLPAAEGFYFENLIRVHDLILRCLAQHFPDRLPAGNFSSVCATVIGGRHPDTGRLFTLVEPEIGGWGAEPGRDGNNAVYCGLHGENYNCPVEVCEARYGLYVERMALNDEPGGHGQFRGGRGICIDYRVRADDSFLTCGYTRSVVPPWGLQQGQDGTPNYVEVLRGDNPPERYAMASSIPLNAGDLVRVRTGAGGGYGAPAARDAAAVRDDLKNGYLDAQTARAVYGVMP